Proteins co-encoded in one Sphingopyxis sp. BE259 genomic window:
- a CDS encoding LemA family protein: protein MTFRSTRWLIVPVAAMTLAACGINSVPTKEEAAKAKWANVEAAYQRRADLIPNLVETAKGASQIEQSTLQGVIQARASATQVKLSTDDLEDPAKVQAFQQAQGNVSSALGRLLVTVEAYPDLKSQARFADLMTQLEGTENRINVSVQDYNGAVQDYNTTIRTFPDIIGAKIVHGAKPMTPYRAVTPNANQAPKVDFGQ, encoded by the coding sequence ATGACTTTCCGTTCCACCCGTTGGTTGATTGTGCCCGTCGCCGCGATGACCCTGGCCGCATGCGGCATCAACAGCGTTCCCACCAAGGAAGAAGCCGCCAAGGCGAAATGGGCGAATGTCGAGGCCGCGTACCAGCGCCGCGCCGACCTGATCCCCAACCTCGTCGAAACCGCCAAGGGCGCCTCGCAAATCGAGCAATCGACGCTGCAAGGCGTGATTCAGGCGCGCGCGTCGGCGACCCAGGTGAAACTGAGCACTGACGATCTGGAAGATCCCGCGAAGGTGCAGGCGTTCCAGCAGGCGCAAGGCAATGTGTCGAGCGCGCTCGGCCGCCTGCTCGTCACCGTCGAGGCCTATCCCGACCTGAAAAGCCAGGCGCGCTTTGCCGACCTGATGACCCAGCTTGAGGGCACCGAAAATCGCATCAACGTGTCAGTCCAGGACTATAATGGCGCGGTGCAGGATTATAATACGACGATCCGCACCTTCCCCGACATCATCGGCGCCAAGATCGTCCATGGCGCCAAGCCGATGACGCCGTATCGCGCGGTGACGCCGAACGCCAATCAGGCGCCGAAGGTCGATTTCGGGCAGTAA
- a CDS encoding TPM domain-containing protein: MGLAALLRPFATAALTGLLWLTAAPAAAQTFPKLAGNPVVDQADIIPAGEEAALNTQLLELEQKTGHQLVVATVSDLEGRDVADYGYRLGREWQIGDAEKDDGVVFLIAPNERRMHIAVGLGLEPVLTDAMSGRIIRDTITPRFKANDYPGGIQAGVNAIAEQIQLPPEEAAARAQAAAAQERDRADDGDIGGLIFVAFIIFFFFILPMLARIGRRGKKRRKGRPWDAPIIIWGSDDWGGGSGGGSSWGGGSWGGGGGGGFGGFSGGGGSFGGGGASGGW, from the coding sequence GTGGGCTTGGCCGCCCTGCTTCGTCCGTTCGCAACGGCAGCCCTGACCGGGCTGCTGTGGCTGACCGCTGCCCCCGCCGCCGCGCAAACGTTCCCCAAGCTGGCGGGCAATCCCGTTGTCGATCAGGCCGACATCATCCCGGCAGGCGAGGAAGCGGCGCTGAATACGCAGCTGCTAGAGCTGGAGCAAAAGACCGGGCACCAGCTGGTGGTCGCGACGGTCAGCGATCTCGAAGGCCGCGACGTCGCCGATTACGGCTATCGGCTGGGCCGCGAGTGGCAGATCGGCGATGCCGAGAAAGATGACGGGGTCGTCTTTCTGATCGCGCCGAACGAGCGGCGGATGCACATTGCGGTCGGGCTGGGGCTCGAACCGGTGCTGACCGATGCGATGTCGGGGCGGATCATCCGCGACACCATTACCCCGCGGTTCAAGGCGAACGACTATCCCGGCGGCATCCAGGCCGGGGTCAACGCGATTGCCGAGCAGATCCAGCTGCCGCCCGAGGAAGCCGCAGCGCGCGCACAGGCCGCAGCGGCGCAGGAACGCGACCGCGCCGACGATGGCGACATCGGCGGGCTGATCTTTGTCGCTTTCATCATCTTTTTCTTCTTCATTCTGCCCATGCTGGCGCGGATCGGGCGGCGCGGCAAAAAGCGGCGCAAGGGCCGCCCATGGGATGCGCCGATCATCATCTGGGGCAGCGACGACTGGGGCGGCGGCAGCGGCGGCGGCTCATCATGGGGCGGCGGTAGCTGGGGCGGCGGCGGGGGCGGCGGCTTTGGCGGCTTTTCGGGCGGCGGCGGTTCGTTCGGCGGCGGCGGCGCCTCCGGCGGCTGGTAG
- a CDS encoding NUDIX hydrolase has translation MTRPSPETPIETRWEGRFITVKQQGTWEYVSRSRGIHAAVILAIDNAADGRHVILVEQYRVPLKVNCLELPAGLVGDDSAGEAVEVAATRELEEETGYRAAHWRVVGEFFSSPGMVSESFTLLAATELSKIGDGGGVDSEDIIVHRVPLDGIADFVTAKRAEGCGIDVRVAMLLAGGLLAS, from the coding sequence ATGACCCGCCCCTCCCCCGAAACCCCGATTGAAACCCGTTGGGAGGGCCGCTTCATCACGGTGAAACAGCAAGGAACATGGGAATATGTTTCCCGCTCGCGCGGCATCCATGCCGCGGTGATCCTGGCAATCGACAATGCCGCGGATGGCCGTCACGTCATATTGGTCGAGCAATATCGCGTGCCGCTCAAAGTAAATTGCCTCGAACTACCCGCGGGGCTGGTCGGCGACGACAGCGCGGGCGAAGCTGTCGAGGTGGCGGCGACCCGCGAGTTAGAGGAAGAAACCGGCTATCGCGCCGCGCATTGGCGGGTGGTTGGCGAATTTTTCAGCTCGCCGGGAATGGTCAGCGAAAGTTTCACGCTGCTGGCGGCGACGGAGTTGAGCAAGATCGGTGACGGTGGCGGCGTCGATAGCGAGGACATCATTGTCCACCGCGTGCCGCTGGACGGTATTGCCGATTTTGTCACGGCGAAACGGGCCGAAGGGTGCGGGATCGACGTGCGGGTGGCGATGTTGCTGGCGGGTGGGTTGTTGGCCAGTTAG
- a CDS encoding rhomboid family intramembrane serine protease, translating to MKPQDAPLVTGYAFVCVIVFVLLWITGFHIDAIVRAGFIPARFAADLIVPPGTMVPFFLTPLTSAFLHGGVLHLVFNIIVLLFIGRQLEAPLGAKAMAVLLLAGAYAGAFAQFLADPQSAVPMIGASGAISAVIAVFALIFSRSQAPAIGPIPAHWVRALWLAAAWIAVQLLIGFAGGGGFGAIAIWAHVGGFLAGLLLARPLLRWRFGAR from the coding sequence ATGAAGCCGCAGGATGCACCGTTGGTGACGGGCTATGCGTTCGTCTGCGTTATCGTCTTTGTCCTGTTGTGGATTACCGGGTTCCATATCGACGCGATCGTCCGCGCGGGCTTCATCCCGGCGCGGTTCGCGGCGGACCTCATCGTCCCGCCGGGGACGATGGTGCCGTTTTTCCTCACCCCGCTGACGTCGGCCTTCCTGCACGGGGGCGTGCTGCACCTCGTCTTCAACATCATCGTGCTGCTGTTCATCGGGCGGCAGCTGGAGGCGCCGCTGGGGGCAAAGGCGATGGCAGTTCTGCTGCTTGCGGGTGCCTATGCCGGCGCGTTCGCACAATTCCTGGCTGACCCACAGTCGGCGGTGCCGATGATCGGCGCCAGCGGCGCGATCTCTGCGGTGATCGCCGTGTTTGCCTTGATTTTCAGCCGTTCGCAGGCGCCCGCGATCGGGCCGATCCCGGCGCATTGGGTGCGCGCGCTGTGGCTTGCGGCCGCGTGGATCGCGGTGCAACTGCTGATCGGTTTTGCGGGCGGCGGCGGGTTCGGCGCAATCGCGATCTGGGCGCATGTCGGCGGGTTTCTGGCGGGACTGTTGCTCGCGCGGCCGTTGCTGCGCTGGCGGTTCGGGGCGCGTTAG